TACAGACTTAAAATTAAGTCGTGATAATGATGATAAAGACGAATAATTCCAATATAGAAAGGGGAGAGACCCTTGTTAAATGTGAATAATTTCGATTCAATGAGGATCGGAGTTGCTTCTGCAGAGCAGATACGTGAATGGTCCCGTGGAGAGGTTAAAAAACCGGAAACAATTAATTATAGAACTTTAAAGCCAGAAAAAGATGGCTTATTCTGTGAGAAAATTTTCGGGCCAACCAAGGATTATGAATGTCACTGTGGAAAGTATAAGCGGGTCCGTTATAAAGGTGTTGTGTGTGACCGCTGTGGAGTAGAGGTAACCAGATCCAAAGTGAGAAGAGAAAGAATGGGGCACATAGAATTGGCTGCACCATGCACACACATTTGGTATTTCAAAGGTATCCCCAGTCGTCTGGGTTTGATAATGGATATGTCACCAAGAGCTTTAGAAAAGGTAATTTACTTTGTACATTATATTGTAACCGATCCTGGTGATACACCATTAAGTGAAAAGCAACTGCTGGCAGAGAGTGAGTACAGGGAAGCCAAAAGCAAATATGGTAATACCTTTAAAGCTGCTATGGGAGCAGAAGCTATTCAGGAACTACTGGGAAGAATTGATGTTGAAGCTGAAGTTAATGAACTAAAAAAAGAAGTCAAAGAGGCGAGTGGGCAGCGCCGTAAAAGAGCTGTTCGTCGTTTGGAAGTTATGGATGGCCTTTTAGATTCAGGTTTAAACCCTGCTAATCTTGTCTTGAGTGCTATTCCAGTTATTCCACCTGACTTAAGACCAATGGTTCAGCTTGATGGAGGTCGTTTTGCTACCTCTGACTTAAATGACTTATATAGAAGAGTTATTAATCGTAATAATAGATTGAAAAGATTACTAGATCTTGGGGCACCCGAAATCATTATTCGTAATGAGAAAAGAATGCTTCAGGAATCAGTTGATGCTTTAATTGATAATGGACGCCGCGGAAGACCGGTTACTGGGGCTGGAAACAGACCGCTTAAATCTTTAAGTGATATGCTTAAAGGAAAACAGGGTCGTTTCCGTCAAAACTTATTAGGTAAGCGTGTTGACTATTCTGGACGTTCAGTTATTGTTGTTGGTCCAGATCTTAAAATGCATCAGTGTGGTCTGCCAAAAAAGATGGCATTAGAACTCTTTAAACCATTTGTTATGAGGGGCCTTGTTGAAGAAGGACATGCTCATAATATTAAAAATGCTAAGCGAATGGTTGAAGATGTTGATGAAGCAGTTTGGGGGATTTTAGAAGAAGCTATTAAAGATCATCCAGTACTTCTAAACCGTGCGCCAACACTTCATAGACTTGGTATTCAGGCTTTTGAGCCGGTATTAGTAGAGGGTAAAGCTATCAAGCTGCATCCATTAGTTTGTCCTGCATATAATGCGGACTTTGATGGTGATCAGATGGCTGTCCACTTACCTTTATCTGTAGAAGCTCAGGCAGAGTCTCGTTTATTGATGCTGGCAACTACAAATATTTTGAATCCATCTGATGGAGCGCCAATTACTATACCAACTCAGGATATGGTTTTGGGAGTCTTTTACTTAACAACTATTAAAGAAGATCGTAAAGGTGCTGGAAAAATATTTGCTAATGCTAATGAAGCAATTAAAGCTTATGACACAGATCGTGTTCATATTCAGGCGCCAGTAAAAGTTAGATTAGATGGAGAAATTATTGAGACATCAATTGGTAGAGTTATCTTTAATGAAGCTTTACCAAAAGAAATTCCATTTTTTAATGTTCGTATCGGCAAAAGCGGTCTTGGAGATTTAATTACTGATCTTTACGAAGAAGTTGGTAATGATAAGACTGCTGAAACACTTGATAACATTAAAGAAATGGGTTATGATTTTGCAACTAGATCAGGTATTTCTATTGCTGTTAGTGATGCTGAAATACCACCATCTAAGCCAGAAATTGTTTCTAAGGCAGAAGATGAAGTACACCAAATTGAAAACCATTATCGCCGAGGCGCAATTACTGAAGATGAAAGATATCATAAAGTTGTTGATATTTGGAACAAAGCAAAAGATGATGTTACAGATGCACTTTTAGAAAACCTTGATGAAAGTAACAATATTTACATCATGGCTATCTCTGGTGCTCGAGGTAATACATCTCAGATTTCTCAGCTTGCTGGTATGCGTGGCTTGATGGCAGATCCATCTGGTCGAATTATTGATGTTCCAATTCGTTCCAGTTTCCGTGAAGGTCTGGATGTATTGGAGTATTTCCTATCTACTCATGGTGCTCGTAAGGGTCTGGCAGATACTGCTTTAAGAACTGCTGACTCTGGATATCTTACAAGACGTCTAGTTGATGTATCACAGGATGTTATTGTTAGAGAAGATGATTGTGGTACAGAACAGGGCATTCATGTTGAAGCAATTGGGCCAAAAGGAAAAAATGCTGTTGAACCATTATCAGAAAGATGTATTGGTCGTTATACCGCTGAAGAGATTGTAGATCCAGAAAGCGGAGAAGTTATTGTTGAAAAGAATACTCTAATTGATAGAAAGAAAATGGATCTGATCGACTCAGCTGATATTGATAGAGTTAAAATAAGATCTAATTTAACCTGTGAAGCGCAACATGGAGTTTGCCGTAAGTGCTATGGTCGTAACCTGGCAACAGGTAAACTTGTAGATATTGGAGAATCAATTGGTATAGTTGCAGCGCAGTCAATTGGTGAGCCTGGTACACAGCTTACTATGCGTACTTTCCATACCGGTGGTGTTGCTGGAGATGATATCACCCAGGGTCTACCTAGAGTAGAAGAGTTATTTGAGGGTAGAACACCAAAAGGTCAGGCAATAATGACTGAAAGAGAAGGTTTTGTAACTATAGTTGAAAAGAAAAACTCCAAACGAGTTGTAGTAGAAAATGAAGATGGTAAAAAGAAAACTTACAAGATTCCGTATGGATCTAAAATGATAGTAAAAGATGATGATTATGTTAAATCTGGTGATAAGCTGACTGAAGGTCCGCTTGATCCAAATGTACTGCTTAAGGTTAAAGGTGAAAAAGCTGTACAAAACTATCTTTTAGAAGAAGTTCAGAATGTTTACCGTTCACAGGGTGTTGAGATTAATGATAAACACATTGAGGTAATAGTTCGCCAGATGATGAAGAAGTTAAAAATTGTTAAGCCGGGTGATACTGATTTACTCCCTGGAAGTTTAGTTAATAGATATGATTATCGTAAAGCTAACGAGGAAGCTGCAGCGAACAATAATGAAACTGCTGTTGCTAAACCAGAATTACTTGGTATCACAAAAGCTTCACTGGCTACAGATTCTTTCTTATCTGCAGCATCATTCCAGGAAACAACAAGAGTGCTGACTGAAGCTTCTCTTGATGGAAAAGTTGATCCGTTATTGGGCTTAAAGGAAAATGTAATTATCGGTCAGCTAATTCCAGCAGGTACAGGAATGAACTATTACAGAGATATTGATGTAGTAAAAGAAGATGGAACTATGTTTGGAGATTTAACAGACGATCTAACTGAAGTTGATTAAAAGTTAAGATTGAGATAGATAATAGAAATTAATATTGAATTAATTATAAGAGTTTCTCCTTTATTGTTAGGTGAATTTGGACTGGAAAATGTGTTGAGTAGTTCTTAATTTACAATATCAATAAAAGGAGAAACTCTTTTTAATTTTTGCTTGACATGGAAGAGTAAAGCTGTTAAAATACTTAAGTGTGCTCAACAAAGTTTAATCTGGAGGTTTGGTTAAAATGCTAAGCGATAAATGCAGTGCTAAGCTGCTTGTTGGCAGTAAGCAGACTTTAAAAGCTATAGCAAACAATCAAGTAAAACAAATATTTTTAGCTAAAGATATTGACCAGCCTTTAAAAAAAGAAATACTTAAGGCTGTTAATGATAATAATATTCCTTTTGAGATTGTAGAAAGCAAAAATGAATTGGGTAGAATTTGTGGGATAGATGTTTCTGCAGCTTCTGCAGCTCTATTGAAATAATTGGAAGGAGGTGGGATTGCATGCCGACTATTAGTCAGTTGATTCGTAAAGGACGAGAAAAGACTAAAAAGAAAACTTCTGCTCCTGCTTTGGAGGGTTCTCCACAGAAAAGGGGTGTCTGTACTAGAGTATATACTGCTACTCCTAAAAAGCCGAACTCAGCTTTAAGAAAAGTAGCTCGTGTACGTTTAACTAATGGAAAAGAGGTAACAGCCTATATTCCAGGAATTGGACATAATTTACAGGAACACTCTGTTGTGTTAGTAAGAGGTGGAAGAGTTAAAGATTTACCAGGTGTTAGATATCATATTGTTAGAGGAGCACTCGATACAGCTGGTGTTGAAGACAGAAAACAGGGACGTTCCAAGTATGGTGTAAAAAAACCTAAATAAAAAGGGGGGATTATAGTGCGTAAAAATAG
This portion of the Halanaerobium saccharolyticum subsp. saccharolyticum DSM 6643 genome encodes:
- the rpsL gene encoding 30S ribosomal protein S12, with protein sequence MPTISQLIRKGREKTKKKTSAPALEGSPQKRGVCTRVYTATPKKPNSALRKVARVRLTNGKEVTAYIPGIGHNLQEHSVVLVRGGRVKDLPGVRYHIVRGALDTAGVEDRKQGRSKYGVKKPK
- a CDS encoding ribosomal L7Ae/L30e/S12e/Gadd45 family protein; amino-acid sequence: MLSDKCSAKLLVGSKQTLKAIANNQVKQIFLAKDIDQPLKKEILKAVNDNNIPFEIVESKNELGRICGIDVSAASAALLK
- the rpoC gene encoding DNA-directed RNA polymerase subunit beta' — translated: MLNVNNFDSMRIGVASAEQIREWSRGEVKKPETINYRTLKPEKDGLFCEKIFGPTKDYECHCGKYKRVRYKGVVCDRCGVEVTRSKVRRERMGHIELAAPCTHIWYFKGIPSRLGLIMDMSPRALEKVIYFVHYIVTDPGDTPLSEKQLLAESEYREAKSKYGNTFKAAMGAEAIQELLGRIDVEAEVNELKKEVKEASGQRRKRAVRRLEVMDGLLDSGLNPANLVLSAIPVIPPDLRPMVQLDGGRFATSDLNDLYRRVINRNNRLKRLLDLGAPEIIIRNEKRMLQESVDALIDNGRRGRPVTGAGNRPLKSLSDMLKGKQGRFRQNLLGKRVDYSGRSVIVVGPDLKMHQCGLPKKMALELFKPFVMRGLVEEGHAHNIKNAKRMVEDVDEAVWGILEEAIKDHPVLLNRAPTLHRLGIQAFEPVLVEGKAIKLHPLVCPAYNADFDGDQMAVHLPLSVEAQAESRLLMLATTNILNPSDGAPITIPTQDMVLGVFYLTTIKEDRKGAGKIFANANEAIKAYDTDRVHIQAPVKVRLDGEIIETSIGRVIFNEALPKEIPFFNVRIGKSGLGDLITDLYEEVGNDKTAETLDNIKEMGYDFATRSGISIAVSDAEIPPSKPEIVSKAEDEVHQIENHYRRGAITEDERYHKVVDIWNKAKDDVTDALLENLDESNNIYIMAISGARGNTSQISQLAGMRGLMADPSGRIIDVPIRSSFREGLDVLEYFLSTHGARKGLADTALRTADSGYLTRRLVDVSQDVIVREDDCGTEQGIHVEAIGPKGKNAVEPLSERCIGRYTAEEIVDPESGEVIVEKNTLIDRKKMDLIDSADIDRVKIRSNLTCEAQHGVCRKCYGRNLATGKLVDIGESIGIVAAQSIGEPGTQLTMRTFHTGGVAGDDITQGLPRVEELFEGRTPKGQAIMTEREGFVTIVEKKNSKRVVVENEDGKKKTYKIPYGSKMIVKDDDYVKSGDKLTEGPLDPNVLLKVKGEKAVQNYLLEEVQNVYRSQGVEINDKHIEVIVRQMMKKLKIVKPGDTDLLPGSLVNRYDYRKANEEAAANNNETAVAKPELLGITKASLATDSFLSAASFQETTRVLTEASLDGKVDPLLGLKENVIIGQLIPAGTGMNYYRDIDVVKEDGTMFGDLTDDLTEVD